The genomic region GCAACATCCTGGCTAGGCACAGAGTGTAAAAAGCCACCTTAGTTACTGCTGCAGTATGATCCTCTAACAGTAGCTGGCAGTCTAAAATCCCTCCTTAGGTCCTGAACTTTGGTGACGAGTGAAGCAAAGAGGTTGATCTATTATCTCTGCTATCTCTTCTGCAGCTTCCCCCAACCCACAATCCTCACCTCCATTTCTGATGAGCTGAGCTTCAGCCAACTCATTCTCATCCACAGCCCTGTCTGAACTGAACAGTGGCTAAGGTGCTGAACCACAATGCCATCCAAGCAAGACAAGAGAGCCATACAGTTGGATATTATCAGCATACTGAAATGGCTTCCCTGTGCTACCCTATGAAAGACAGCCTTTTGGGAAGGGGAGCCACAGCATTATCTAGTCTTAAAGTGATACCCCAGTAGCCAGTGGCCACATGGCAAATCTGTCAACTGTGGTGACATTGCTAAGCATTCTTGGGTGAAATGAGGGAGGACGGTCTGTATTTGGGAGTTAGGGCCATAATTTCCCATGAATCCTCAGTCTCCACATCTagcctctccccctgcccacaccagTTTACACCTGGTCTGTCTGTCGAGGTTTTTTATATAATTCCcatcaccatgatatctgagCATACTAACGTGTCACAGTATAATGCAAACTAATGGCTGCATCTGAAAATTCAAGGCTTCTTTTTCACAGAAGTGGAAAATAGGGTTCTGTGGACACTGAGTGAATTTTTCATGATAGTCACTTATAAATAAGCTTACAAAAGCCAAAAGCCTcacaacaaaatgtatttttttaaccaTATTAAAATAGGAAAACAgcaggtgaaatcttggctccagcTATCCCgatggcagttttgccattgacttcactgggggcaggatttcaccccatatcACTACAATCTGACCAATTCCTTAATTCCAGAAATTGCCCCTACTTTGCCCAACAGCATCATCAACCACCTACATGTGGGTGTGCGtacatgtatacacacacacacacacccctaaaagGAATAAGAGTTGCTGgctcactctgtctctctcacacacccacccAGTCTAAAAGAAATAAGACTAGCTGGcggacacacactctctctctcaataaGAATAGCTGGCAGACACATTCATAGCTGAAGTCACTGTGTTGCTCTTCAGCCAGAAAACAACAAACTCACTCCTTCTGTCCTCAGGCTATATGAGGCTAACAAACATAACAACCCTAAGAAAGGCAAGAGTAATCAAACAGCTCTAAACTTTCATGTCCGCAGAGTcctaaactttttattttatttcatcttacttttttcttattttttaatcaTGCATATTTTGAAAGAGACAAAAGTAAGACAGCATTGAAAACATTTAATGTCTCTATGGAAACACAGGCTAACTCATGTTTTATTGCCAAGTGACTACCTAACTATAGTTTTACATCCTATTGGATCACTACAGGCCATCTGCCATATCAGAaacttctgcaaaaaaaaatttttcagtgaaagaaaaaaatcatcattCTTGACTACTAGtttgaaaaattcaaaataaCCTCATTTCAGAGGTAGCCCCTTAAAAAGATATAGGCCTACCTTAGAGAATTAATAGAAAATGTCCCATTTCTAGGTGTATTTTAATTATAAGATTGTATATTGGCAGCCACAAGGCAAAACAAATGATTAAACATCTGTTTCTTGTACTCTAGCACTAATTGTcttcctctctcctttcctctgtTAGTGTCAAAAGCATTTTCTTTTAAGATTTAACAGTTACTGCCTCCACTGGCGCTTCTGGCTGCAGGCTATCTCCCCAGATCTTGTTCCAAATACAACAGAGGAACAGGTTTCTTGCCAAGCACTGGGAAAGTTTGAGggctttacttttaaaaatataatctttTATCGGTGCTCTATGCCTGCCAAGGTAATTATGGGCCATGCTGCATATACATCTCTGCAAAAGACCTGCAGACATTTCAAACACTTAATAGAAGAAATCCATAAATgtacatatttaaataaataaaactgtcaTGTAAAGGTATCACTTAATCTCAAATAGTGGAAGGAACTCATAATGAGAATGGAATGGCTCAATAAGCCTTTCAAAGCCCCAAGTTGTAATTTAAATTAATGCTTTCTCCTGTCGTGCCAGTCACAAGACATACTTATTATATCTTTGGATTGTCAATCACAATCCATTTAGCACAGACAGAGCCATGTAGCTTTGTGCTCTTGCCCTTCAAGCTGGTTCAACAGATTTTCATGTCAAAATCTATGGACAAGCAAGCCAATGGCTGAAATAAGGTCACTGAACTCTGTGATTTAAACTGAAGAAGATACCGTCCAAAGTAAGTCTGATGCGGCAGCATATTTGTGGGGGAGGTGAGGAAGCCTGCATTTAAAATACTTAAATTAATTCTATATCATACAAGCTGTGGGTatgttttctgtactttttcaTGTCACTTGGCCAGACTGtaagaaacaaaaacagaaataatGAAGCAAAAGTCATTTGAATATAATTTGCATAATTAATAAGATTGCACTGAGATTTCCAGATGGCATTGATCGCCAAGGATGCACTTCAAGCCCAGTGACGTCTAAGATTCTCATTGACTACAATAGGCTTTGGATGGGCCCCTGGTGAGGTTGTAATAATTTCTTCAGGATATGGAACCTACCAGTTTTCCATGCCTTGGTCACCTCCACCTTGGTTTGCTGTAATGCTCTCCACACATGAAACCTGCTTGCCACATTGTGGCTACCTGCTTACTTGGCAAAGATTCTTCCATGGAACACATTACGTCCGTGCTCCAAAGGCAGCAATGAATTCTTATTTGTTTCTAGCTGAGGTCAAGGTTCTGATTTGGACCAGTAAATCATTATATGTTTTAAGTCCTAACTATAATGCCCTCTCTCCCTGGGTTCCATACCAATAATTGAGGTCAGCTGTGGATCTCTTCATGATTCTGCCCCTGGAATTCTACTTCAAAGGAAGTAAGAGCAACGTACTCTGGCAGAGAGTTCACAAACCTGAAACCTATCTTCCTGACGGTCTGATAGAGTCTGAGTTTGTAGATCGTAAGAACATGATGCAAGGTCTAtcaattttattacatttttcatGAAAGAATGTTTCGACTGGTTGTTGGGGACATCAGAATTACTATACTAGAACAGCCCAATGGACAAtctaatatcctgtctctgagtgACCAGTACCagacacttcagaggaaggtatgcAAAAACTCGTAATAGAGTTATGGAATAACATGCCCTTTAGAGGAAGTTTCTTCTTAACCGCCATCGGTTAGTGGTCGACTTATGCCCTAAAATATGAGGGCTTAGATCCCTTGTTAAAATAACAACTTCATCTATGTAACTTATTGTGACTCTAACAGCATCCCAATGCCAGAGGGCAAGGGGCTCATGGATATCTGGTGGTGAGTTTCCGTTGGCCTGACCAGTTCAGTGTAGCCCAATTCACttatgtcataatctgtatctcTTAGGTGTTGTGTAAGATGTTATTGGAAAACCATAACAacctgatcattaatattcttatgTGGTGCAGGTATAGTAAATGCCCAAAGGTCTGTACAAATGTGAAGGAAACATGGGACTAAAACGTGTTTGGGGACAAGAGTGGGGAGTGAGTAAACAGGTTTTTTCCAAAGGAAAGGCCGACACCTCCATCCAAGCACAATCACAGACAACTGGCAACCAGTCAAGTGGCCATTCACTGGTATATCGGGGGCTGCAGAAAAAGATTAATTTGCATTGTAGAAAGCACCAGCAAGGAAGAAACCTGCATGGAATCTTCTCCATGGCACGTTTCTTCACAGCAGGGGCACTGGACGTTGAGAAAGATACATTTCAGAAGTTCATTGCactataaaagagaggggcaCAGAACCCCAAGTTACCTTTCACCTAAGATGACAAAAGAACCAAGCACTTTGGACTTGGTGGGAGATCCTTACCAACTGGGTGATTAACCATCTTGCTGGTAGGAAGCATAATAATCTTACATTGAACCAAGATTATAGTTTTCTTAAGTCTTAGTCACCAGAAagtgtttttcacttttatttgcttgttaccatttctgactttatccCTTATGCACAAACTCATTTAAAAtcctttttgttaataaactcattttacttttaatctaaaccaacccagtgctgtgtttgaattaaAGTGATTGTTAACACCACTTAAAGCAAAATAACTGTTATGTGTAGAGTAGCGGACCTTATTACTTGCCTACATATTCCAGGCCAGAGCTGGACCCTTCAGGGCAGACAGTTTTGGAGAAATTCAGGACTAGGGTGTGTGTTGGGATCACATGgctagtagtaaccaaggctggttgAGACCAGAGTGTCGCTGTGGTGTGATAAATAGGCTGCTGGAGTCAAagttgctgaaccagggcttTTTATCACACAGAGATTCAGTGCATATCTATAtgctggctgggagcatccagactGAGATGCTAAAGCAGTAGAGGGATGTGGTcgccattggcctgggacagtgaaccgcggccagcggGACCTGCGATCGGCCGAATGtacagatgctgcaggtaaacaaaccggcccggcccgccagcggctttccctggtgggccacgtgccaaaggttgccgatccctgatctatatggtcatattttaatcacatAACATCACAGGCCCTACCATTGTTTGCTATAATAGCATCATACTTTCATTATCATTCTCTCTTCATGCTGTTCATTTGATTTTCTGACTGCAGCTTAACATCAAGCAAAGGTTTCCATTGAGCTTCCATACTGATACCTTGGTCTCTTTCCTTTagaaaattttttttgtttaaggtGACAGAAAAACTAAAAGGTGGGTCAAGTCCCAGTTCTAAATGTACACACTATAAAGCCTGTAGATTTTTTACATAGCTTGATTTCTCTATTAGGTTAAATTTCTCAAACTCAGGTGCCTAACACTCAGACACGTAGTTAGGTACAAATTTTTCAAATGTCTTGAACACCTACAGCCGCAACAGCAGTTAATAGGACTTGAGGCACCCAATATAAACACAGTACAATACAACAACGCCAACATTTTCTAACAGGCTTTGGGGGCATGTAGCTGTTAGGAGTATCTTTATCAATTGATCTATCAATGTATTTTTTCAAGTCAGGAGAGAGGAAGTAAAATGCATTAATATTTTCCATGACAAGGAAATAGGTTTTGTaacttaactttgctttttcAGAGGAGAGAAATTGGTTCCCTTTCAAATCCTTCATCAAGGATTCATCAATACCCAAGAGTCCATTTTGGGACCCCAACAGACCAACATGAGGCGGGGGAACATGCCAATTTAGCATCAGTTCTAATGATACAAAAAGTGTTGGTAATAGAGGCTAAAGccttgatcctgaaaacacttaagcacatgaatggccccactgatttcaggtgGGTTAGTGATGAAAAGATTTGTAGGAGCCTGTAACGggccttttcttcttttctgcttTACTTGTTGGAAGAGATAATCAACCCTATCAGAGACTTAGAAACCACCAAATTTAGTCTGGGTTTTTTCACTTCAGTATAACTTTGTCCTAGGAGCTAGACAGGTTAGAAAAACCCAGTGGTTTGGATAAGGCTCTCTCAACCCCTGCTATCTGAAATATGACCCAGCAATATATCTGGCTTGTCATAAGGATTAATATCCTAACATTTTTAGAGAAAGAAAAACCTCTCCCTAAGATGGGTTTCTTTTAAAGAACCATACTTGCCATCTTTTGTTCCAGTTCAAAAGTCCTAGATAGAATTTCACTGTGTCCACCATCTTCAGCTGTACTGTGTGCGTTATGCAGTCCTTCTCCCCAACAGCTTGATTCTTCAGCCCTGGTTCTTCCTGAATtattactcatgtgaatagtcccattgacttcagtgactacTCCTCATGCAAGTAAGCATTCCTCAATGTAAGTAAGGATGGCAAAATCAGGCTTGGCTTCAGAAGTATTTAATTTTCCTATTAGCAATTATCTATATACTTAAATTGtttcaaatattaattaatttgtCCTTTCAACACACtagtgagatagggaagtattggtatccattttacagatgaagaatggGGGCAGAGCgtgtaaggcccagatcctgaaaaagtatttaggtgcctaaatcccactgatttcaaagggaattagacacctaaataccttttgaggatctgggccttaaaatGACTTGTTCAAAATAATCAAAGAAGCTTGTCTTAAAGCCAGGAATTTAACTCATATCTGAGTCACCAGGCAAGTGTCTTAACCACTGGTCCCCTGAGATCCTCCTAGGCATTAAAACTGTTATCTAAATTGTCAATATTTAGGCAGTCTGTTTCAGGGTCCCTTGTAGCCCTTGCTTACTGAAGGAAGGGAATTGACAGTATCTCCTTTCAGCACTAAATAATCTCTGTCGATGCTGATGAATCTACAAATGCAGTAACATTTTATTTGGTTATAGGAAAGAAAAGACTCAGACCAGCAGCAACTGAGGTCCAATGGGTCAGGAAATATAATagactgaaaatgtaaacaaaaggaataattttaaaatcttgtAAATAACAGTAATATTAAAAATAGCATATAGGAGCCCagcacaatctttttttttttaagttcctttTTCCTCCATTCAGTAAAATATAAGCACTGAGAAAattatataaagaaaataaattccAAGGTGTTGGGGGAACTGGTGGCAAATGAGTTTCTTTATTTTAccatcaaaaacaaaaaattctgcTTTTTCAACGTTACTCTAATTGTGGAAAATATTTAATTGTACCGTGATTTTGACTTTTGTATCCATAGAATTCTAATCTCTCTTCTATAATAAAAAATAAGACATTTCTCAAAATTTCTGCCTATCAACCGACTAAATCACAAGATGTTTTTCCTCAAGATAAATATCCACCAAAAGCAATATAATCAAGGTTTCAACTTAGACCTATACTTTTTATTCATTAGTGGAACAGTAAGGCCCTCTTCTGGATTATGAATTACAGCATGGCCAAGCAAAAGCATATGTAAGTGACATTTAAATAACAAATGCTCCAAAAGATAGACTGTCGTGCATCTTGTTCTCTTTTTCTTACTGCCATTTTACTTTCCTAGCTTTCACATTTGTGATTACACATTTCAAATGCCATGATTTAGTAGTTTAGAATGAGTCCAACTGACTGGTGGATTTAATTCTTAACTGTAATCTTTTTCTATATGCTAACATTCAAGAGAGGGGTACGAGGGACAAACTTTCATGGCAACCTCCAAAACTTCATGTACAAATACTATGCAGCAAAACTGGAATTTGCTTATGCAAATCATTTGTTTATGCAAATCAAGTAGTCACACATGTAGTTTTGTATAAATATCTGCCTTTGCATATGTGACTTTTCAGAAACTCTTTGAAAGTTTGGCCTACAGTAGATATACAGTGGAAAACAATGAACTGCTACATTGGTCTGATCTCAATTTTCAAGATCAGCATAGTTGCTTAACTGTCCTTTTGTTACCCTCTTGTAACTCTTAATTGTATTCTAATTCAATATGCAGTACGGTATGTATATGAATGTAACTTTCTAAGTGGCTTGTTTATCCACTTTTGGTATTGATCTAGTCTCTACAAGTACCTGCTGTTTAACAGCAAGAGGCTGCTCCATAGACAAAAGGACACAGATATTCATCCATGTGCTGTACAGAATGGCAGTTACTCCAATGGAGTGCTGAATCCAGATGGCTGAAAAGAAGTTCAGTCTGAACTATAATTCAAAATATTCCCCACCAAACAGAAGCCATATATTCTTCATAAAGGCTATGTTTGGTGATTAGAAATCAGTCAACCTACTAGCCATAGAAAATGACAGAAACCGATAATGTTCAACTAGTGAAACCATACAGAGCAACATTTGAAATTCATGAACGTTTCCATTCCATACCCAAATGCTGTATCAAAGGGAACACTGAAGAGATCTTTTCCACAGATCATTATTTTGTTATCTTTCAGTTTTCCATCAGTAGAGGACTATCACTTATTGCATTCCTTTTTCCGTACTTTTGATTTCGGTGCTGCCAGAAAGGATGGAGGAAAAAAGACATTGAAAGTGAGAGATGACAATGCCTGTGCCAGAATTCTTTTAATTTATGATTAGGGTTAAAGTAGTTGCAAAAAAAAGGAAACTTACCATTTGGATTTTCTTGTCTATAGAAGGTTtttaacatgtccactgcttctTCAGCTCGATAACCAGCAATGCACTATTGAAATTAGAACTCTATGTTCATTAAAGCATTCAAAACCAAGATGCCACACAATAACACCTGAGGTGTAGGATAATTGCACAGAATTTGTACTGCCTTTTCTGTTTACTGAGAGTACACCTCTAATTATCTGTGATCAGAAACCctcattttcagaatgaagaccttgtctatttttaaaattagGCTGAGGCTTAGTATAGTAGTTGGCAGACCTGCTCATTCTCCATAGGAGTTTTTCTTATAACTCTTCTGCAACcacccttccctcctccacaTACTAGCAATGTACTTTCCGTTTACTTCTGTAAATCACACTAACCCTTGGGAATATAAGAAACATGCATGTGGGTATTTGTAAACTAGTTTCCTATCAAGTAGCTCATCTATTATCTTATTCCTAGAAATCAATTCTGAGGTCTCCTTGGCCCTTCAAAAGTAACACTCCCACCCACAAAATGTACTGTAACTGGCCCAAATATGTGAATGGGAATGATAGGAAAAATAATGAGCTAGGATGTTTTCAATAACACCACTAATTGCAGAGAGTACACCCACATAGGAAGGTGCTAACTTGTACACATTCATCCCACTGCAATTCCTTGAAAAAAACATTTACGATAGAAATAGCCTTTTCCTTTATACAGTTGGGTATATCTGAGAGCCATTTTCAGCTTGAATATCTGAATAATCTTTCAGGAGAAGACTGTACAAAGCTCTCAAACTGTACTCACACAAGCAAGCTTCCTCTCTCTCCCACCACTGATCAGCAGGTGGTCAATCTAAAAAGCAGGTGCTTATGTTGTGATGCCATCAGTATGTTCTTGCTGATGTCAGAAACCCTTTTACAGCCTCACTATCTCAGTTTCTCATCGCCAACTGTAACTGTATTCATTGTTTTAAACATTAAATACAAGAAGGAACACATCTTGATGTTTTACCTGAAATGGTTCACCAGTATCTGTTAAGTTAGCAGAGGAGATGTTCAAAACTGAGCCACAACCTCCAAATCGCTCATTCTGACAGCCATAGACAACCAGTGGGATTTATATGAAAGAGTTAAGGAACTAAGTTAATAAGAAAAGAGTGGTATGAAGCAGAGTATCCTGATTTTACTGGCCATCTGAGTTCAATAAATTGTGCCTGTACTTTTTTTATAAAATTAGTCTGCACTCAACCTTCACTCCTGTGCACTACTTTTGGGTAACGCACAGAGCATGCCTTCTGCAGCTGGAAGGATGGGTcatcctcctctggcctttgaaGATGGGAGAGAAGAGATCCCAAAAGGGACACATTGGAAACCACATATTACTAGTTTGTTACATTTTCTAAAACTGGACACTTGCGTGGGATTAACTAATTGTATACGGTAACAAGCTCTTTCTGAGATTTACTTTCACACCCCTAAGAGAAAACAATGTACATGCCAAGTTTGCAAATTGCTTTCTCTTATCCTTAAATCTCTCATCCTTGGTCATATGGCCTTCAATATAGGAACAGTAGCATGGGCACATTCTCTGAGCAGATAAGCTGGTACCCTATAAACCTTTGTTTGACAACATCAAGCTCTTCTCCACTGGTTCATTACCAAATGATTTACTTGAAAGTAACATACTGACATATGGTTTCCCAGCATGAATCAGAACCAAAGGATACTCATCAAGCGCAGGGCAGCTGCACACATAATACAAGGCTCTACAGTTACATACAACACTGTGTGTGCAAACACTTCTGCAGGATCCTTGTCGTGTTGATGACACCAGTCTAGGACCTGATCGATTGCTACCATTTCTGCATGTCGAGTAGCCTGGAAATTTATAGGGAGACAAAAAAGGCTTGCATTGATCTGCAACTTTAAACATATTACCCTTATTAACCTTATCCACTCAAGTGAAATGAGAACACACCACCATAAAATTAtctctttttaataaaaacacGGTGGGCTATGCCTTGTCTATTAAAAATCAGGTATTTTCATTTCTATCACAGTGGCAATGTAATGCTCCTTTGAAAGGGCTCTTTTTTGGCTGGTCCCAGCTGAAGAATTGAGTACACGCAGAGTGCAATTTTGCACAGATTGATTTGAAGTAATGATACTCAGCCTCAAATTTTAGTCATGTACAACTCTCAAGAAATCCACAAGCTTGATCAGATCAAATATTCTGCCTACTCCTCGGCAGAACAAGCAGAGGGCTCAACTCAGAAGCACACCTCTCACCCTATCCTGCTTCATATGTACGGAAAATGCTGAGTAAACAGACCAGAGTGACCTCTTTGCAACCAGGAAAGATGGGAAAGTGGGATGGGAATGAGGAGGAGACACATGTATCACAGTGAAGGGCGTGACATAATGAACACAAACAGAATACAGAAACTATCTAATGGAGTTGCAGAGACCCACAAAACAATCCCAGAAAACCATCCTGATATTGCACTGTAATGTCTGTATTATTATATAGCAGTCACCAAGAGTTTTGTTGACCTAATGTCACAACAAAAACATCACAAGATAATGTAACATCATTGTTCTGATTATTTTGTGGCTCTCTGTGACTCCATTAGATTTCAAAGTAGCTCTTCAAGTTTGAGAATCATTTATTTGAATGAATATTACCaagataattttctttttttaaatccttattTAGGAAAAGAAGGATTTTGTGTGTCCCAGGCACTGAACTGAAATGTGGGAGATCTGAGttcaactc from Mauremys mutica isolate MM-2020 ecotype Southern chromosome 3, ASM2049712v1, whole genome shotgun sequence harbors:
- the ADAT2 gene encoding tRNA-specific adenosine deaminase 2 isoform X2 translates to MTGNCPPPRAKEALENGEVPVGCLMVYNNEILGKGRNEVNETKNATRHAEMVAIDQVLDWCHQHDKDPAEVFAHTVLYVTVEPCIMCAAALRLMKIPLVVYGCQNERFGGCGSVLNISSANLTDTGEPFQCIAGYRAEEAVDMLKTFYRQENPNAPKSKVRKKECNK
- the ADAT2 gene encoding tRNA-specific adenosine deaminase 2 isoform X1 codes for the protein MEEEEEAAVERWMDRALRMAKEALENGEVPVGCLMVYNNEILGKGRNEVNETKNATRHAEMVAIDQVLDWCHQHDKDPAEVFAHTVLYVTVEPCIMCAAALRLMKIPLVVYGCQNERFGGCGSVLNISSANLTDTGEPFQCIAGYRAEEAVDMLKTFYRQENPNAPKSKVRKKECNK